The stretch of DNA ATGATGATCGCGTTTTTGAAGAACTTTTAGAATATTTAAGAAGATCGCGGGGTTTCGATTTTACTGGTTACAAACGAACTAGCCTCAAACGTCGAGTACGCAAACAGATGCAATTGCGAGAACTAAACAGTTTTGAAGCTTATCTAGATTATTTGCAAGTTCACCAGGAAGAATTTCAATTACTTTTTAATAATATTTTGATTAATGTTACTACTTTTTTTCGAGATAAATTGGCATGGAAATATTTGCAGGAACAAACTATTCCTCATTTAATTGAAGGCAAGTCACCGCGATCGCCGATTCGGATTTGGAGTGCTGGTTGTGCTTCAGGAGAAGAAGCTTATACTCTCGCGATTTTGTTCGCAGACGTTTTGGGAGTAGAATTATTTCGTCAGCGAGTTAAAATTTATGCTACAGATGTAGACGAAGAAGCCCTGAATCAAGCTCGTCTAGCGAGCTACACTAGTCAACAAATCGAGCCAATTCCGCCAGAATTACGCGATCGCTTTTTTGAATTGCAAGGAGAACGCTATCTTTTTCGCCCAGACTTGCGCCGTGTGGTGATTTTTGGTCGTCACGACTTGGTACAAGATGCACCGATTTCTCGCCTCGACTTGTTAGTCTGTCGTAATACATTAATGTATTTTAATGCCGAAACTCAAGCTAAAATTCTCAATCGTTTTCACTTCGCCCTTAATAATTCGGGATTTCTGTTTTTAGGTAAAGCAGAAATGTTGCTTACTCACGCAAATCTTTTTACTCCTGCCAATTTACAACATCGCATCTTTAGTCCAATAGCGATAACCAGAAAACGCGACCGACCAATCCTCATAGCTGACAATATCAATTTTGCGGAAGAAGAAGTGAACAATAATTCCCATTTTCATTGGCAACTTCGAGAACTTGCTTTTGATACAGGTGCGATCGCTCAAATTATCATCGACCTCAATGGCAATATAGTACTAGCCAATGCTTCCGCTCGCAATCAATTTGGGATCAATTCCCTCGATTTGGGTCGACCTTTGCAAGATTTGGAAATTTCTTATCGTCCTCTAGAATTACGTTCTCCTCTCGAAAAGATTTACCAAGAACGACAAATTATTATTATTGAAGATGTAGTTCGTAATCTCAACAAAAATGAAACTCAGTATTTAAATGTCCAGTTTATTCCCCTTGAAGGCGACAATGGTGCAATTTTGGGAGTAAGCATTTTATTTATTGATGTTACCCGTTATCATGACCTGCAAGTTCAACTTCAACAAGCGAATCAAGAATTAGAAACTGCTAATGAGGAACTTCAATCTAGTAATGAAGAGTTAGAAACCACTAATGAAGAATTGCAATCAACTAATGAAGAGTTGGAAACTACTAACGAAGAACTGCAATCAACTAACGAAGAACTAGAGACAATGAATGAAGAACTGCAATCAACCAATGAAGAATTGCAGACTATCAATGACGAATTACGTCAACGGACAACCGAACTCAATCAAGCAAATAGTTTTCTAGGTTCGATTTTGGCAAGTATTCGCTCTGGTGTAATTGTAGTAGACTATCAGTTTAATATTCTCGGTTGGAATAATGAAGCCGAAAATCTCTGGGGATTGCGAGTCGATGAAGTTAAAGGACAATCTTTATTAGGTCTTGATATTGGTTTACCAGTTGCTCAATTACGAGAACCGATTCGTAGATGTCTAAGTAGAAATAAAGACAAACAAGAAATCCAGCTTAAAGCTATTAATCGCCGAGGAAAAACTATTCAATGTCATATTAGTTTTAATCCCTTAATTGGGATTAATAAAGAACTTCAGGGTGTAATACTCTTGATAGATGAAATTGGGGCTTCAATTGACTAAATTTAAACGTATCTTTAGATTGACTTTGAAAAAATAATTATGTCGGAACTAGAAAGTAAAAATTGGCATGAGCAGTTTATTGACGACCAAGAAAAAATTTCTCAAAATCATCAAAAAATTGCCGACAAATGTGCTCAAAAGCTCATTGAATTAGGCGAAAGGCTCCAAGCAGAAAATGAACCAGGAGGAAAATCTATTGCAGAACATGGTCAAAAAATTCTCCATTACACAAAAATTGAACAGGAAAAAACTCAACAAGCATCCGAACAAAACGAAGTAAATGCTTATGAATCTACAGAAATAGCTGCCCAACAACGAAGAAAAGCAACTCAGGAACACGTCCAAGCGATCGAAGAATATAACGCAATACTGCTGAAAAAAATCCAAGCTAATCAGGAGAAAAGTAAAAAGTCGTAGGGACGTAATATGTTACGTCTGTACAAAAGTAAAAAGTTAGATAAAATATAAAAGATAATGCTACAAACAGTTAAATTTAACTTATAGTTTAGCTAAGAGCTAAGAGCTAAAAAAAACTCTATCTGTAGCCAACATTTAAGTATTTAATATTTAAAAAAGTTGAAGCTTAAATTTTTTTTAAAAGATTTTGTTGTGGTTAAAGCTAAAGTTTCTCTTCGCTTTATTGTTTTTTATATTTAAAGTTTATCTAATTTTATTTTGTGAAAATTTTGTGATTAGTAAATCACTTATATAATTATTTTAAAGATAATAACTTAATAAAAAAGTTTATCTCATTCTGTACAATTGCGATCATTTTTTTGATTTTAATAAAAAATTTATAAATTAGTTATGAATATCTCAAATTTTGAGAACCAAATCAATAATGCTCAACAGCAATTAGCTAAAATGCAAGAGAATTTAGATCAACCTCCTTCTTCAGAAAGAGAAGCTGAAGCAATTACCGCCCTTTCTATTTCTATTGAAGAACTGCACGTAGCTTTAGAAGAGTTAGAACAACAAAACTCAGAATTAATTATTACTCGCCAAGAACTAGAAAAAGAACGTCAGCAATATCAAAATTTGTTTGAATTAGCTCCCGATGGATATATTGTGACCGATCGCAATGGCGTAATTCAAGCAGCCAATCGCTCTACAGAAAAATTGCTGCACGTAAGACGCGATCACTTATTAGGAAAACCTTTTATTCTTTTTATCTGCAAAACATCGCGCCATACTTTTCACCATTGTTTAGATTCTTTATTCCAAAGTTACGAGATTGAAGAATTGGAATTAGAATTGCAACCTCGTCATGGTAAACCTTTGATCGCAGGAATCTCTTTATCCGTAGAGCTAGATTTTAAAGGAAATATTACAAGACTATTGTGGTCAATTCGCGATCTCAGCGAACGGATCGCTAATGAGCAAAAAAACCGCCAACAAGCTGCTTTATTGGACGTAGCTACAGAAGCAATTATTGTCAGCGACTTGGAAGATAAAATTACGTTTTGGAACTCTAGTGCCAAAAACATTTACGAATGGGAAGCACCAGAAGTTCTTGGTAAAAACGCGATGGAACTTTGGTGGCAAGAAACTGTACCTCAACTAGCAGAAGCCAAACAAAGTGCATTAGCACAAGGAAAATGGCAGGGAGAACTCAAAAAATATACTAAAACAGGTCGAGAAATCTTGGTAGAAAGTCACTGGTCAGTTATACGCGATCGCTCAGAACAACCAAAATCTATTCTAATTGTAGACACCGACATCACTGAAAAAAAACAACTAGAATCTCAATTATTCCAATCCCAACGTTTAGAAAGTATCGGCACTCTGGCAAGCGGAATTGCCCATGATCTCAATAATATTCTTAATCCTATCTTAGGCTCGGTGCAAATTTTGCCTCGTCTGATCCCTCAACCAAACGAATCCTGTCGCAAATTAACTGAGTTAATCGAAACTAATGCTAAACGCGGTGCCAATATCGTCAAACAAGTACTCGCATTCTCTCGGAGTGAAGAAGGCGAAAGGCAAAATCTTAAACTCAACAGTGTAATTGAAGAAGTTGAACATTTAATCCAAGAGACTTTTCCGAAAACAATTAATTTGGTCGTCAATACTCCCCCAGATTTATGGACAGTTTACGCCAATCCTACCCAAATGCATCAAGTATTACTCAATCTTTGCGTCAATTCTCGCGATGCAATGCCTTATGGTGGAACTTTGATGATTTGTGCCGAAAACCGAATTGTTACAGAAGACTACGCTCGCAAACATCTTGATGCCGAAGCAGGAGCTTATGTTGTTTTCTCAATCATCGATACTGGTTATGGCATTCCCCCTCAGATTCTGGAGCGAATTTTTGAGCCATTTTTCACGACAAAAGAAGTATATCAAGGTACTGGATTAGGACTTTTTACCGCGATGGGAATTGTGAAAAATCATGGAGGTTTTATTGAAGTATCGAGTGAATTGAAATCTGGTACTCAATTTGAAATTTTCTTGCCAGCTATCGAAATCGAAAAAATAGAAACCAAAGTTTCAACATCAGCCTTACCCGAAGGCAAGGGAGAATTAATTTTGGTAGTCGACGATGAAAAAGACAACCTTTACATGACTCAAATTTTACTAGAAACTTCTGGTTATCGGGTACTAACTGCCAAAGACGGCTTAGACGCGGTCGCAATTTTTGAACAGCATTATGGTGAAATCGAACTAGTGTTAATGGATATGATGATGCCCAATCTGGATGGAGCCACTGCGATCGCGGAATTAGTAAAAATTGCTCCTCAAGTTAAAATAATCAGTCTTAGCGGACTGGCAACTGACTATTCTCTAGCCAGAAATTCTAAGGTTAAAGCCTTTTTAGCCAAACCAATTACCGCAGAAAGTTTACTGACTACTATTAAACAAGTTATTCAAAACTAAAATTTTCTTGAGATGAAATTAGTTTTTAGCTGTTGGCTAAACTTTTAAAAAATCAAACTATTTGTAGTATTCTTTTTTCTATTTCATATATAGCAGTCGAAGGAAAGATCAGGACGCACAAATATTGTAAGAGCGATCGCTTCGCTGCACCTTCGGAGACGCGAATCGCCCCTACGATTCAATATTCTGTCTTAACCTATAGTTCGGTTGCTATAACTTTTGAACGGGCAGGGCAATGCCTTGCTCCTAGCTGACTTTTTGCGAGCTATTAATAATAAAATGTAGAGGCAATTTATGAATCACCTCTACTCCAATCTTCAAAACTTCTAATAATTAGCAAATAAACCTTTCAAGAGATTTTTAGCCAGCCATTTCTAATTGCAATTGTTTTTTAGCTTCTTTAAATTCAGTTGCCATTTGTTGCTGTTGTTGAGAAGAACAGTTACTCTTGATGGCAGAGAACATTGTGCTTTCTTCTTGACGAGTATGGTCACCAACCATTTCTTTGACTTGCTGCAACATATCTTTGAATTCTTGAGAATCTGGCTCTAAAGACTTCATCTGGTCAAGAATTTCTCTAAGTTGTGCTTGTTCATCATAAAGTTCTTGGGTATCTTCGTCGCCATAAAATGGACGTACAGTAGGATAAACAACTTGTTCTTCTGCTACTGAATGAACTAGTAAATCTTGATAAAGTTGACCAAAATATTCTTGGATTTTTTGATTATCATTACTTTGTTCAATTTCGCCAATTAAAACATTGACTTTTTGATGATCCATACGGATGATATCTTGAATTTTCAGATCTGATTGATCAGAGTTTTGAGTAGCCACACTACCTACTACACCAGTAAGTGCTGAAATGGCATCTTGAACACGACTCCAAAGTCCTTGGTCTGCTTCTTCTCCAGTTAATTCACGAGTTCCTAAAACTTCAAGTACTCCTTTTAGTTGCTCTTGATGAGCGCGGTTTTCAAAGTTAACCGTATTGATAGGTGCGAGGGCTGCTTGAACATCAGCACCAACTATCTGAGCAGCTTTATGTACAATTAGCCCAGACATAACTTGTCCGTGTTTTAGTAGTTCGTGTTGAGCCATTTTTTCGTACATGGTTAGGTCAGAACCCGACATCATTTCTTCGGCTTTCTGAACCATTTGTTGGACTTTATCTTTTGGTTCTGATTGAATACCGTATTGAGTAATGGCTGTTTCAATAATACCTAGATTCTTTTGGTCATCGGAAAGCATTTTTTGAAGGCGATCGCGAATCTCGGTATCATCACATTGATTGATAAACTCTTGTTCGTTAGAAATAATTAAATCTTGAATAGCTTTCATGCCTGCTAATTTTTCTGCAAGAGCAGCACGTTTTTCATCTGTTAAAGATACCATTAGCTTTACCTCAAAAGACTTTATTTATTAAATTTGTTCTTATTTGAAGATAAATAATAAAAACAAGTTATTTCATCAATCATTTGATAGAGGATTAAAACTAATTTTTGGTAATTTTGGTAAGTTAATGTTTTTGAATGAAATTATTTAAAATGTGTTCTATCTATAGATATAAAAATTTAAGCCCTTTTTACTTATTGATAATAATAATCAATAATTATCATAAAATTGCGAGACTGTTTGAAAATTTTAATTTTTAACTATTATTTGATTAGGTAAGATTTTCAAGTGTAAAGTAATTAAGAATACAGATCAAAAGCAGATTAAAAACTATTAACAAAAAAGCGGACTCGCCCTTAGTGAGCCACAGAGCGAGTGCAAGTCAGTTATTTCAGTTACCAGTCACCAGTCATCAGTGACCAGTTATTAGTTTTTGATTTTTAACTTTTGCCTTTTGCCTTTTGCCTTGGTACTGTTTACTTAAGGATTAGATATTAGTTGGGGTTGGGGTTGGGGTTGAGATTGAATTTGAGGTTGTGATTGAGGTTGGAGTTCAGATTCAGTGTCTGGTTTAGTAATAGTAGGAACTACTTGCATTTTGGTCGAAGATGCGATCGCATAATATAATTGTTGTGCCAGCATTTTGTTTCCTTCTGGGCTGAGGTGAATTGCATCAATAAAACTAGGTGCAGGATATTCGTCTTGAAGAGGATATAACTCGATAGTTTTGACATTATAAGGAAAAACTCTTGCCAGTTCTTTACTAGCAGCTACAAACTGCGGATAAAACTGTTTTGCTTTTTGGATATAATCTCTACCAAGTTCAGTAGTTACACTTCCTTCTACAGCAGTTAATCTACTAGGATTTCTACCTGTAATTTCTGGTTGTACAGCGATAATTAAAGGAATACGCGCCCCAGCAGTCAAACCAGCCATTTGTTTATGATTTTGAAAATAGCGAGCAATTCGACGTTGAGATTCACTTTGATCTTGAGGAAAATATTGAGCTAAGTTATTTAACTGTTCATCTAACAACCAAGTAACTTGTTGTTCTGAAGGTTTAACCGATAGCCAATTATCCTGAATAAATCTAATTAGATAAACTTTATCGCGTAGAGGTTGCAGACTTTTTTTGAGATAGACACGCAAATAAGTTGGGCCATCATCGAGCATTTTTTCGAGTTGAGGTATTTCAATCGCAGTTTGATTACTAGGAAGCATTAAATCTACATAGCCATCCAATACGATTACTAAATCGGGTTTATACCGCAAAGTATCCAAAGCCAATTGAGCTAATTGGTTTCCCGAAGCATAACCAGGAACAGCAGCATTAATCACACGATAGTTGCCTGATTTAATTTTTAAAGGTTTGGCTAAAGCTTGTTTTTGTGCTTCTTCATCTCCAGAAATCGAATTAGAACGATACATTTGAGGAGAGTCTTTTTGTTGTTGGACTCTTTGATTTAGAAAAGCCTCTAATTGTTCACTAATTGTTTCTTGATTATTAAAACTACCGTAACCAAAAGCAGTCGAACCACCTAACAGAAAAATTCTAATTTCATCTTTAGGTTTAACAGTTGAAATTGGCTCTGTATCTCGAAAACCCTGCTCGTTAATTTGCCAATATTGATTTTTTTGATTAGGAATCAATTGATAGCCTAGAGAAACACTACGTTGAGCGACTAGAGTTCCATCTACTCCAATAGTTTGATAAGGTTGTCCAGTTTCTGTTACAAACTTGAGGCGATAAGCTTTTCTAACTTGAGTTTCTGTTTGACTTTGGCTAGACTCTTTTCTTTTACCCGCTACATCCATTACGATACGGGTTAATAGTTCAAGAACCATTAAAGAGAGAAGCAGAGACAAAATGACCCATAACCAAGATAAATTGCGACGAGGTTTAGGTTTGCGTTTAGTAAAAATTAGACGTTCACGAGGGTGAGATTTAAACATAAGTTATACCTTATCAATCAATAGAAAATATCCACAATCTTGATCGAAGTAATTGATCGCTCTTTTGTTAAAAGTCTGTGATACATTTACTCTGACTAGCCCTAATCCATCAGGATTGAAAATTTTAAAATTCTTAATTGTTCATGGCTTATAAATTATTGTTCGTTTGTTTAGGTAACATTTGTCGTTCTCCCTCAGCAGAGAATATTACTAACCATTTAATTCAAGAAGCTGGTTTAGTAGGGAAAATTGTCTGTGATTCGGCAGGAACTTCTAGCTATCATATTGGTTCTCCTCCAGACCGTCGTATGACTGCTGCTGCAACTAAAAGAGGAATCAAACTTCAAGGTCGGGCAAGGCAATTTCAACCATTGGATTTTGAAAAATTTGACCTAATTCTAGCTATGGATAAACAAAATTACCAAGATATTCTTTATCTTGACCGCCAAGACCAATACCAGGATAAAGTTCGCTTGATTTGCGATTTTGCCACTTCCTATCCAGACCGAGAAGTTCCCGATCCTTACTATGGAGGTTCTCAAGGGTTTGAATACGTAATTGATTTGTTATTAGATGCTTGTCAGGGTTTGTTGGCATACGTAGTTAAAACTCAAGAATATCAAGCAAAACTATAACTTCAAAAACTACTAACCACACTCTCTGATAGGTGTCAGTATGATGAATAGATTTAACTTTCAAGTATTTAAAAGGTTTTGGGCGATCGCAAAACTTTATTGGTTTGGCAATGAAAAAAAAGGAGCTTGGACTCTACTCGGTTTATTATTTATTTTATTAATTGCCTATACATTACTAAGTGTTAAATTAACTGAAGAGCAAGGCAATATTATTTCTTCTCTTTCGGCAAAAAGTCCAGAGAGATTTTGGACAACGATTAAAATATTTTTAGGAATACTAATTGTATATGTACCTTTATTTGCGGGTTTTAATTACGTTCAATATAGATTAGGTAATTATTGGCGTAGATGGCTGACCCAAAATTTTTTAGGACGTTATTTTAGTAATCGAGCTTTTTATGAATTAGGTAATTTTAATACAAATATTGATAATCCTGATCAACGTATTTCTGAAGATATTAAAGGTTTTACTCAAGATTCTTTAGTATTTTTATTAGTAATTATTAACTCAATTTTTCAAGTAGCAGCTTTTAGTTTTGTCCTTTGGAAAATTTCACCAAATTTAGTTTGGCTACTAGTTGGATATGCTTTGGTTGGTACAATTTTTGCTACAGGAGTGTTTGGCAAAAAACTAGTTAAAGTTAATTTTGATCAACTTAAAAAAGAAGCTAATTTTCGTTTTGGTCTAGTTCGGATTCGAGAAAATTCTGAATCAATTGCTTTTTATCAAGGAGAAAATCAAGAAAATAATAAATTAAAACAAATCTTTCATGAGGTTTTTGAAAACTTTAATTTACTGATTCTATGGCAAGAATTATATTTTGGTTTATTTGTCAACACTTATGAATTTATTCCTTATATTATTCCTGCGATCGTAGTTGCTCCTAGTGTTTTTGATGGTACTTTTGAAGTAGGTAAAGTCACCGAAGCTCAAATTGCTTTTGCTAGAGTTTTTGCTTCTTTAAATATTATTGTTAGTCGTTTTCAATCCTTGACTGCTTTTGTCGCTGGAATTGATCGCTTATCTTCTTTGGATGAATATCTCAATCGTCTTGAACACAAAACTACTCGACGAGAACGCCCCACTATCGATACAGTTGAAGATGGTCGTTTAGCCATTCAACGTCTAACTTTACAAACACCCAATTATCAAAAAACCCTCGTCCGCAATCTTTCCTTCGCCCTCGAACCAAGAACAGGATTACTAATTATGGGATCGAGTGGCTGTGGTAAAAGTTCCTTATTAAGAGCGATCGCAGGGTTGTGGAATTCTGGCACAGGAGTAATTACTCGTCCTCATTTAGCCCAAATGCTGTTTTTGCCACAAAAACCCTACATGATCCTAGGAACTCTGCGCAATCAGTTGATTTATCCTCAAGCTGAGTTGTCTATAGAAGACCAACAACTATATCATGTTCTAGAACAAGTGAATTTAGCCGATTTAGCCGACCGATTTGGTGGATTAAACGCCGAACAAGATTGGGGAGATGTTTTATCTTTAGGAGAACAACAAAGATTAGCTTTTGCTCGCATCCTGATTAACAAGCCAAAATACACCATTTTGGACGAAGCTACTAGCGCGTTAGATCTGAAAAACGAAGAAAATCTTTACAATCATTTGAAAAAAAGCGAAACTACGTTTATCAGTGTGGGTCATCGTTCTACTTTACTCAAATATCATAAATTAGTCTTAAAAATCGAGAATAGCGAACAATGGCAACTCGAACAAGTCACTTAATCAAACTGTGACGGGAGTAGCAAACCGAATTTCTGTATTGTTATATTCGGGAAGCCAACCCTCAGTAGTGGTGAAATACCGTACTGCTTTAATTTTTGATTGTTTAGTTAAATAAAACCAATGTTGTGTTCCTGCGGGTACGTTAATATATTCTTCTGGTTGGATGGTTAATTCTACTTGCGAACCATCAGGAAGAACAAACCCAAACACACCTTCGCCAGCAACAATGTAGCGGACTTCATCATCAGCATGAGTGTGACAGCGATTAAATTTAGATAATAAGGTATCCAGGTTAGGCGTATCAGGATTGAGAACAATCAAATCGCGAGCTTGATAACCAGCAGTTTGTTTTAATTGCTCAAAATAATGGTCTAAAGCTTGTAAAACTGCTTCTTTTTGGCTTTCTGTTAGACTATCTTGGGCTAGAAGACGGTTGAGTTGAGAATCATCACCGACAGTCCAATAATTTAACTCAATATTAAGGGGAGCAAGTTTTTGAGCAATATCTTCTAGTTGAGTATAAGTTGTGCCATTTTCTAAACGCAATACTGCCATAGTTCTCTCCACAAGTTATTTATAACCAAATAAAGGTTAGGCATAACCCAACCTCTTTCTAATTGTCAGGAAAATAAATTTAAATTGCAACTTAATCGGGCAAAAGACCTTTTTCTGCCAACCACTGCTGATTATACAATCGCGATTGATAACGACTGCCACCATCACACAAAACAGTTACAATCGTATGACCAGGCCCTATTTGTTTGGCTAAAGCTACCGCAGCAGCAACGTTAATTCCTACCGAACCCCCCATAAATAAACCATCTTGACGAAGTAATTGATAAAGAACTCTCACACATTCCTGGTCGTCAACTTGAATGGCATCGTCCATTGGTGCGCCTTCCATATTAGCCGTAACGCGACTGTTACCAATTCCTTCAGTAATTGAGTTACCTTCGGTTTTAATTTCTCCTGTTTTTACATAGCTATACAGTCCGCTACCCATAGGATCGGCTACTACGCATCGAATCTCGGGATTTTGATCTTTGAGAAACATCGCTACCCCAGCATAAGTGCCACCTGTACCTGTAGCTGTTACCCAAGCATCAATTTTGCCATCGGTTTGTTCCCAGATTTCTTTACCAGTGGTTTCATAATGTGCCTGGCGATTGGCTAAATTATCAAATTGATTAGCCCAGATAGCGTTATCCATCTCTGCTGCCAAACGTCCTGAAAGTTTGACATAGTTATTTGGATTTTTATAAGGTACGGCGGGAACAGTACGAACCTCAGCCCCCAAAGTTCTTAATGTATCTATTTTTTCTTGAGATTGAGTTTCAGGAATAATAATTAAACACTTGTATCCTTTAGCATTACAAATATGTGCCAAGCCAATTCCTGTATTACCAGCCGTTCCTTCGACAACTGTTCCTCCAGGCTTTAATAATTCTTTTTGTTCGGCATCTTCAATAATATATAAAGCAGCCCTATCTTTAACTGAACCTCCAGGATTAAGGAATTCTGCTTTACCAAGAATTTCACAACCTGTTGCTTCACTAAAGCTGTTTAAGCGAATTAAAGGTGTATTGCCAACTGTACCTACAAAACCGTCTTTAATATCCATTTTAATTAATCATGCTTTTACCGATCTAGATTAGCGGTAACTAGGTATTAATTTTTCAAAAGAGATCTTTCAAAAGATTTTCCTTTTAACATTCGATTCCAATACAAATAGGGCAAACCGTATTTTTTCAACAGCCACATACTGTATCTTTCTTTAGCGGGATCGAGAGGAAAGGTAGGACTAGGATTCTTATCATAATCAAATTCGGCAAAAATTACCTTGCCATAGCCAGTAATTAGGGGACAACAGGCATAACCATCGTATTGTTTATCCAAAGATTGAGAAGCCATTACTGAGAGTAAATTTTGAACTAAAACAGGGGCTTCTGCACGTACCGCAGCAGCAGTTTTAGAAGTAGGCAAAGAAGAAGCATCACCCAAAGAAAAGACATTAGGATAAGTTTTATGTTGCAAACTGTATTTATCTACGTCTACCCAACCATCGCCATCAGCTAATTTACTATTTTTAATAAAATCTGGCGCACTCATCGGAGGCGTAACGTGAATCAGATCGTATTTAATTGTTACGTCTGCAATACCTTCAGCAGTGGTGACAGTAAAAATGGCTTCTTTAGTATCAGCTTTGATCGCTTTAAGATTGTGATTAGTTTTGAGTTCGATATCTTTGCGATTGACTACTTCCATTAAAGGTTTAGCATAGGCAGGCACACCAAAAATACCTCCTGCTGCTGTGCAATAAATAATCTTAGATTTGTTACGTATTCCTTGATCGCGAAAAGTATCATCAGCTAGATACATAATTTTTTGAGGCGCGCCAGCACATTTGATCTGAGTGTTGGGATAGGTAAAGATGGCTGTACCGCCTTGGAAATTGCTAATCATCTCCCAGGTTTTTGGAGCTTGTTCGTAGGCATAATTGCTACAAACTCCATTTTTACCCAATGCATCTGGTAAACCTTCAACTAGATGCCAGTCGATTTGAATTCCTGGACATACTACCAAATAATCGTAGGTAATTTTAGTACCGTTTTGAGTAATTACTGCATTGTTGTCAGGGTCTAAATTTTGACAATAATCTTTAATCCAAGTAGCTTGGGAAGGAATAACTTCTTTTTCTAGTTTAACCGTAGCTTCTGCTTGATAAGCACCACCACCAACTAAAGTCCAAGCTGGTTGATAGTAATGTTTGTCTGAAGGTTCGATCAGGGCAAGCTCTAAATTTTGGTTAGCTGCCAACAGTTGAGAAGCAACTGTAATTCCTGCTGCGCCTCCGCCAATGATGACAATTTGATGATGAATTTCTTTGGTTGTGGTTGACATAATTAATAATTGCGATCGCAATATCTAACAAAACTTAAGCTATCCAAAAGCCTATTTAAAAC from Stanieria cyanosphaera PCC 7437 encodes:
- a CDS encoding ABC transporter ATP-binding protein/permease, with protein sequence MNRFNFQVFKRFWAIAKLYWFGNEKKGAWTLLGLLFILLIAYTLLSVKLTEEQGNIISSLSAKSPERFWTTIKIFLGILIVYVPLFAGFNYVQYRLGNYWRRWLTQNFLGRYFSNRAFYELGNFNTNIDNPDQRISEDIKGFTQDSLVFLLVIINSIFQVAAFSFVLWKISPNLVWLLVGYALVGTIFATGVFGKKLVKVNFDQLKKEANFRFGLVRIRENSESIAFYQGENQENNKLKQIFHEVFENFNLLILWQELYFGLFVNTYEFIPYIIPAIVVAPSVFDGTFEVGKVTEAQIAFARVFASLNIIVSRFQSLTAFVAGIDRLSSLDEYLNRLEHKTTRRERPTIDTVEDGRLAIQRLTLQTPNYQKTLVRNLSFALEPRTGLLIMGSSGCGKSSLLRAIAGLWNSGTGVITRPHLAQMLFLPQKPYMILGTLRNQLIYPQAELSIEDQQLYHVLEQVNLADLADRFGGLNAEQDWGDVLSLGEQQRLAFARILINKPKYTILDEATSALDLKNEENLYNHLKKSETTFISVGHRSTLLKYHKLVLKIENSEQWQLEQVT
- a CDS encoding 1,2-dihydroxy-3-keto-5-methylthiopentene dioxygenase, which translates into the protein MAVLRLENGTTYTQLEDIAQKLAPLNIELNYWTVGDDSQLNRLLAQDSLTESQKEAVLQALDHYFEQLKQTAGYQARDLIVLNPDTPNLDTLLSKFNRCHTHADDEVRYIVAGEGVFGFVLPDGSQVELTIQPEEYINVPAGTQHWFYLTKQSKIKAVRYFTTTEGWLPEYNNTEIRFATPVTV
- a CDS encoding cysteine synthase A, encoding MDIKDGFVGTVGNTPLIRLNSFSEATGCEILGKAEFLNPGGSVKDRAALYIIEDAEQKELLKPGGTVVEGTAGNTGIGLAHICNAKGYKCLIIIPETQSQEKIDTLRTLGAEVRTVPAVPYKNPNNYVKLSGRLAAEMDNAIWANQFDNLANRQAHYETTGKEIWEQTDGKIDAWVTATGTGGTYAGVAMFLKDQNPEIRCVVADPMGSGLYSYVKTGEIKTEGNSITEGIGNSRVTANMEGAPMDDAIQVDDQECVRVLYQLLRQDGLFMGGSVGINVAAAVALAKQIGPGHTIVTVLCDGGSRYQSRLYNQQWLAEKGLLPD
- a CDS encoding NAD(P)/FAD-dependent oxidoreductase yields the protein MSTTTKEIHHQIVIIGGGAAGITVASQLLAANQNLELALIEPSDKHYYQPAWTLVGGGAYQAEATVKLEKEVIPSQATWIKDYCQNLDPDNNAVITQNGTKITYDYLVVCPGIQIDWHLVEGLPDALGKNGVCSNYAYEQAPKTWEMISNFQGGTAIFTYPNTQIKCAGAPQKIMYLADDTFRDQGIRNKSKIIYCTAAGGIFGVPAYAKPLMEVVNRKDIELKTNHNLKAIKADTKEAIFTVTTAEGIADVTIKYDLIHVTPPMSAPDFIKNSKLADGDGWVDVDKYSLQHKTYPNVFSLGDASSLPTSKTAAAVRAEAPVLVQNLLSVMASQSLDKQYDGYACCPLITGYGKVIFAEFDYDKNPSPTFPLDPAKERYSMWLLKKYGLPYLYWNRMLKGKSFERSLLKN